In one window of Pseudochaenichthys georgianus chromosome 5, fPseGeo1.2, whole genome shotgun sequence DNA:
- the rbm5 gene encoding LOW QUALITY PROTEIN: RNA-binding protein 5 (The sequence of the model RefSeq protein was modified relative to this genomic sequence to represent the inferred CDS: inserted 3 bases in 3 codons; deleted 1 base in 1 codon) → MGADKRLSRTERSGRYGSDAPRDDPEWRDRREXGQERDHNQRRWGEEXRSDRFEGDRRPTRDSPEQRERKRCNSDRSEDGYHSDGDLPRGLQKGAWDDKKSKTIMLWGLSPHITQDDICFSIDQLEGPQPVDVRLMKKKTGISRGFAFVDFYHLQDATRWMETNQKRLTIKGKSVDMHYSHPRNKYEDWLCNTCGLYNFRRRLKCFRCGATKADSENGNNTGATETQPGGDFYGDTIILRNIASLATVEAILMALAPYANLSSNNIRLIKDKQTGQNRGFAFVQLSSPLEASQLLTILQGLQPPLKLDGKTIGVDFAKSARKDLLLPDGNRVSAFSVASTAIAAAQWSSSQPQQSADVMSEYNYLEEGYTPRAQDYQAFYQQAAVASTSQGNGILGAAPGVKMVPAGVVIAQGAQVYPPHMMAHPAVQALSLAQQMEANAHSGHLPGIDASYVPGLQTSGQSAEASSAPDTSSYQYDESSGYYYDPQTGLYYDPTTHYYYNSQTQQYLYWDXEKQTYVPVSTDASTGANDNAASGSKEPKEGKEEKGKAKSKTAQQIAKDMERWAKSLNKHKDNFKGGFQPVSHEERKEAAAADAGFILFEKKPTGSLDRLMPEVERGPEEEPPASSANTSKCGLVAAYSGDSDPEELVSEPDGGEGGQDKMTDWKKLACLLCRRQFPNKESLVRHQQLSDLHKKNFEIFRRSKMTEAELEELERNETELKYRDRAAERREKYGIPEPPAPKKKKFSQPAPPVINYEQPTKDGLNSDNIGNKMLQAMGWKEGKGLGRNQQGITTPIEAQLRTKGAGLGTKGSNYSLTAADTYKDAVRKAMFARFTELE, encoded by the exons ATGGGAGCAGATAAAAG ACTAAGTCGAACAGAGCGTAGCGGTAGATATGGCTCTGACGCACCCCGAGATGATCCAGAATGGCGCGATAGACGAG AGGGACAAGAGCGTGATCACAACCAGCGCCGCTGGGGCGAAG GACGCAGTGATCGGTTTGAAGGAGATCGTCGACCAACAAGAGACAGTCCAGAG caaagagaaagg aaacgaTGTAACAGTGATAGATCAGAAGATGGGTATCACTCTGATGGAGACCTTCCCAGAGGATTACAGAAGGGAGCCTGGGACGATAAGAAGAGCAAGACTATCATGCTCTGGGGTCTCTCTCCTCATATCACTCAAGACGAT atttgttttTCCATAGACCAACTGGAGGGACCACAGCCAGTGGATGTCAGGCTGATGAAaaagaaaacag GTATAAGCCGTGGTTTCGCCTTCGTGGACTTTTATCACTTGCAAGATGCTACACGATGGATGGAGACCAATCAG AAACGTCTGACAATCAAGGGGAAAAGCGTGGACATGCACTACAGTCACCCCAGAAACAAGTATGAAGACTGGCTCTGCAACACT TGTGGCCTGTACAATTTCCGGAGGAGGCTGAAGTGCTTCAGGTGTGGAGCAACCAAAGCCG ACAGTGAAAATGGCAATAATACTGGAGCGACAGAAACTCAGCCCGGCGGAGATTTCTACGGCGACA CAATCATCCTGAGAAATATAGCTTCTCTGGCCACCGTAGAAGCCATCTTGATGGCCCTGGCACCATATGCTAATCTTTCATCTAACAACATCCGCCTCATAAAGGACAAGCAGACAGGCCAGAACAGAGGCTTTGCCTTTGTACAGCTGTCCTCCCCTCTG GAGGCCTCTCAGCTGCTAACCATCTTACAGGGACTGCAGCCGCCTTTAAAATTGGATGGGAAAACCATTGGGGTGGATTTTGCTAAAAGCGCTAGAAA GGACTTATTGCTGCCTGACGGGAACCGTGTCAGTGCCTTCTCCGTGGCCAGCACAGCCATCGCTGCAGCCCAGTGGTCTTCAAGTCAG CCCCAGCAGAGCGCAGATGTAATGTCAGAGTACAACTACCTGGAAGAAGGCTATACTCCAAGGGCACAG GACTACCAGGCATTCTACCAGCAGGCAGCAGTAGCCAGCACCTCCCAGGGAAACGGGATTCTAGGAG cGGCCCCAGGAGTAAAGATGGTTCCAGCTGGAGTAGTAATTGCACAGGGTGCACAAGTCTACCCACCCCATATGATGGCCCATCCAGCTGTTCAG gcATTGTCGCTTGCCCAACAAATGGAGGCTAACGCCCACTCAGGACATCTTCCCGGCATAGACGCTTCATATGTTCCTGGATTACAAACCTCAGGACAGTCGGCTGAAGCCAGCTCTG CCCCTGATACGTCCTCCTATCAGTACGATGAGTCCTCTGGCTACTATTATGATCCACAAACTGGCCTCTACTATGACCCTACCACTCAT TATTACTACAACTCTCAGACTCAGCAGTATCTGTACTGGG GCGAGAAGCAAACGTACGTTCCTGTCTCAACCGACGCCTCCACTGGAGCGAACGATAACGCAGCATCAGGCAGCAAGGAGCCTAAAGAGGGCAAAGAAGAAAAAGGAAAAGCCAAAAGCAAGACTGCTCAGCAG ATTGCCAAAGACATGGAACGGTGGGCTAAAAGTCTCAACAAGCACAAAGACAACTTCAAGGGAGGCTTTCAGCCCGTTAGTCATGAGGAGAGGAAGGAGGCGGCCGCTGCTGACGCTGGCTTCATACTGTTTGAGAAGAAG CCGACTGGAAGTCTAGACAGACTAATGCCAGAGGTAGAGAGGGGCCCCGAGGAGGAGCCCCCAGCCAGCTCAGCCAACACTTCCAAG TGTGGCCTGGTGGCAGCTTACAGTGGAGACAGCGACCCCGAGGAGTTGGTATCGGAGCCGGACGGTGGAGAAGGAGGCCAGGACAAGATGACGGACTGGAAGAAGCTGGCCTGTTTGCTGTGTAGGAGACAGTTCCCCAACAAGGAGAGTCTGGTTCGCCATCAGCAGCTATCTGACCTCCACAAG AAAAACTTTGAGATTTTCCGAAGATCTAAAATGACCGAAGCAGAGCTCGAAGAGTTGGAGAGAAATGAAACCGAG CTGAAATACAGAGACCGTGCAGCTGAGAGAAGGGAAAAATATGGCATCCCTGAACCCCCAGCGCCCAAAAAGAAGAAGTTCAGTCAACCTGCACCACCAGTCAT TAACTACGAACAGCCCACTAAAGACGGCCTTAACAGCGACAACATCGGGAACAAAATGCTGCAGGCCATGGGATGGAAGGAGGGTAAAGGGCTCGGGCGCAACCAGCAGGGCATCACTACACCAATTGAG gcACAGTTGAGAACAAAGGGAGCTGGACTTGGCACTAAAGGCAGCAACTACAGCCTCACTGCTGCAGACACGTACAAAGACGCGGTCCGCAAAGCCATGTTTGCTCGCTTCACTGAATTGGAATAA